In Streptomyces chartreusis, the following proteins share a genomic window:
- a CDS encoding amino acid permease: protein MTSAKVTDEKATGTPEEGYERGLGSRQVQMIAIGGAIGVGLFMGAGANIAKAGPSIILMYALAGVVIFFIMRALGELLLYRPVSGSFAEYAREFLGPFFGFVTGWTYWLMWVVTGMAELTAAAIYIHFWFPEIPQWVSALVFLVVLFGVNLISVKIFGEVEFWFSMIKVTAIIGMIVIGLGVLTLGFSDAGDTATVSNLWSHDGFFPNGIGSSLMTLQGVMFAYLAVELVGVTAGESENPEKTLPKAINTLPWRIIVFYVGALLVILSVVKWTEFSAGESPFVHAFGKIGIPLAAGIVNFVVLTAALSSCNSGMYSTGRMLRDLAANSEAPQAFGKLNSRKTPAIGITVSVALMGIGVVLNYVVPEKAFLYVTSVATAAGIWTWMMILVSHIRYRAAVDAGRLRASSFPAPGGALFSWVALLFLIGVTFMIAYDKDARVCLYVAAGWAVALGVGWAVLKRRNPQLGDRGGEPELEKVG from the coding sequence CCACGGGTACCCCGGAAGAGGGGTACGAGCGGGGTCTCGGCAGCCGTCAGGTCCAGATGATCGCGATCGGCGGCGCCATCGGCGTCGGCCTCTTCATGGGCGCCGGGGCGAACATCGCCAAGGCCGGCCCCAGCATCATCCTCATGTACGCCCTCGCGGGCGTCGTCATCTTCTTCATCATGCGGGCCCTGGGCGAGCTGCTCCTCTACCGCCCCGTCTCCGGCTCGTTCGCCGAGTACGCCCGCGAATTCCTCGGCCCCTTCTTCGGCTTCGTCACGGGCTGGACGTACTGGCTCATGTGGGTGGTCACCGGCATGGCCGAGCTCACGGCCGCCGCGATCTACATCCACTTCTGGTTCCCCGAGATCCCGCAGTGGGTCAGCGCCCTGGTGTTCCTGGTGGTGCTCTTCGGTGTGAACCTGATCTCCGTCAAGATCTTCGGCGAGGTCGAGTTCTGGTTCTCGATGATCAAGGTCACGGCCATCATCGGCATGATCGTCATCGGCCTCGGCGTGCTCACCCTCGGTTTCTCCGACGCCGGTGACACCGCCACCGTCTCCAACCTCTGGTCGCACGACGGCTTCTTCCCGAACGGCATCGGCTCCAGCCTGATGACGCTCCAGGGCGTCATGTTCGCCTACCTCGCCGTAGAGCTCGTCGGCGTGACCGCGGGCGAGTCCGAGAACCCCGAGAAGACCCTGCCCAAGGCCATCAACACGCTGCCCTGGCGCATCATCGTCTTCTACGTCGGCGCGCTGCTGGTGATCCTCTCCGTCGTGAAGTGGACCGAGTTCTCCGCCGGCGAGAGCCCGTTCGTGCACGCCTTCGGCAAGATCGGCATCCCGCTCGCCGCGGGCATCGTCAACTTCGTGGTGCTCACCGCGGCCCTTTCCTCCTGCAACTCGGGCATGTACTCGACCGGCCGCATGCTGCGCGACCTGGCCGCCAACAGCGAGGCCCCGCAGGCGTTCGGCAAGCTCAACTCCCGCAAGACGCCCGCCATCGGCATCACGGTCTCCGTGGCGCTCATGGGCATCGGCGTCGTCCTGAACTACGTCGTCCCGGAGAAGGCGTTCCTCTACGTCACCTCCGTCGCCACCGCGGCCGGCATCTGGACCTGGATGATGATCCTCGTCAGCCACATCCGCTACCGCGCGGCGGTCGACGCGGGCCGGCTGCGGGCCTCGTCCTTCCCGGCTCCCGGCGGTGCGCTCTTCAGCTGGGTCGCGCTCCTCTTCCTCATCGGCGTGACCTTCATGATCGCGTACGACAAGGACGCGCGGGTCTGCCTGTACGTGGCGGCCGGCTGGGCCGTCGCCCTGGGCGTCGGCTGGGCGGTCCTCAAGCGCCGCAACCCGCAGCTCGGCGACCGCGGCGGCGAGCCGGAGCTCGAAAAGGTCGGCTAG
- a CDS encoding Mov34/MPN/PAD-1 family protein, protein MLTITQALVDQIVAHARKDHPDEACGVVAGPAGSDRPERFIPMLNAAMSPTFYEFDSGDLLKLYREMDDRDEEPVVIYHSHTATEAYPSRTDISYANEPGAHYVLVSTADTDGLGDFQFRSFRIVEGEVTEEEVKVVEAY, encoded by the coding sequence ATGCTGACCATCACGCAGGCCCTCGTCGACCAGATCGTCGCCCACGCCCGCAAGGACCACCCCGACGAGGCGTGCGGTGTCGTCGCGGGACCGGCCGGCTCGGACCGGCCCGAGCGCTTCATCCCGATGCTGAACGCGGCCATGTCGCCCACGTTCTACGAGTTCGACTCCGGCGACCTGCTCAAGCTCTACCGCGAGATGGACGACCGCGACGAGGAACCGGTGGTCATCTACCACTCCCACACCGCCACCGAGGCATACCCCTCGCGCACCGACATCTCCTACGCCAACGAGCCCGGCGCGCACTACGTCCTGGTCTCCACCGCCGACACCGACGGCCTCGGCGACTTCCAGTTCCGCTCCTTCCGCATCGTCGAAGGCGAGGTGACGGAGGAGGAGGTCAAGGTCGTCGAGGCGTACTGA
- a CDS encoding putative leader peptide: MVLHDVSEKTPGMLLVARLHVDLCRLASAIC, encoded by the coding sequence ATGGTTCTCCACGACGTGAGCGAGAAGACGCCGGGCATGCTGCTCGTGGCGCGGCTGCACGTCGACCTGTGCAGGCTCGCCAGCGCCATCTGTTGA
- a CDS encoding MoaD/ThiS family protein produces the protein MAIEVRIPTILRTYTDGQKAVEGTGDTLAELFTDLETRHTGIHARIVDNGELRRFVNVYLNDEDVRFLEGINTKVADGDNVTILPAVAGGMA, from the coding sequence ATGGCCATCGAGGTCCGCATCCCCACCATCCTCCGCACCTACACCGACGGTCAGAAGGCTGTGGAGGGCACCGGGGACACCCTCGCCGAGCTCTTCACCGACCTCGAGACCCGGCACACGGGCATCCACGCCCGCATCGTGGACAACGGCGAGCTGCGCCGCTTCGTCAACGTCTACCTGAACGACGAGGACGTCCGCTTCCTCGAGGGCATCAACACCAAGGTCGCCGACGGCGACAACGTGACGATCCTGCCGGCCGTGGCCGGCGGCATGGCCTGA
- a CDS encoding PLP-dependent cysteine synthase family protein, with protein MRYDSPLAAVGNTPLVCLPRLSPSEDVRIWAKLEDRNPTGSVKDRPALHMIEQAEKDGRLTPGCTILEPTSGNTGISLAMAAKLKGYRMVCVMPENTSQERRDLLGMWGAEIISSPAAGGSNTAVRVAKELSAEHPDWVMLYQYGNPDNAGAHYATTGPEILADLPSITHFVAGLGTTGTLMGVGRYLREQKPDVKIVAAEPRYDDLVYGLRNLDEGFVPELYDASVLTTRFSVGSADAVTRTRELLQQEGIFAGVSTGAALHAAIGVGNKALKAGESADIAFVVADGGWKYLSTGVYTAATTEEAIQTLQGQLWA; from the coding sequence ATGCGCTACGACTCCCCGCTCGCCGCGGTGGGCAACACCCCTCTGGTGTGCCTGCCGCGGTTGTCGCCGTCCGAGGACGTCCGCATCTGGGCCAAGCTGGAGGACCGCAACCCCACCGGCTCGGTCAAGGACCGCCCCGCCCTGCACATGATCGAGCAGGCGGAGAAGGACGGCCGCCTCACCCCGGGCTGCACGATCCTGGAGCCGACCAGCGGCAACACCGGCATCTCGCTCGCGATGGCGGCGAAGCTCAAGGGCTACCGCATGGTCTGCGTGATGCCCGAGAACACCTCGCAGGAGCGCCGGGACCTGCTCGGCATGTGGGGCGCGGAGATCATCTCGTCCCCGGCCGCGGGCGGCTCCAACACCGCCGTACGGGTCGCGAAGGAACTGTCGGCCGAGCACCCCGACTGGGTGATGCTCTACCAGTACGGCAACCCCGACAACGCCGGCGCCCACTACGCCACGACCGGCCCGGAGATCCTCGCCGACCTCCCCTCCATCACCCACTTCGTCGCCGGCCTCGGCACCACCGGCACCCTGATGGGCGTCGGCCGCTACCTGCGCGAGCAGAAGCCCGACGTGAAGATCGTCGCCGCCGAACCGCGCTACGACGACCTGGTCTACGGCCTGCGCAACCTCGACGAGGGCTTCGTCCCCGAGCTGTACGACGCCTCCGTCCTGACCACCCGCTTCTCGGTCGGCTCGGCCGACGCGGTCACCCGCACCCGTGAACTCCTCCAGCAGGAGGGCATCTTCGCGGGCGTCTCCACCGGCGCCGCCCTGCACGCGGCGATCGGCGTCGGCAACAAGGCGCTGAAGGCGGGGGAGAGCGCCGACATCGCGTTCGTCGTCGCCGACGGCGGCTGGAAGTACCTCTCGACGGGCGTCTACACCGCGGCCACGACCGAGGAAGCGATCCAGACCCTCCAGGGCCAGCTCTGGGCCTGA
- a CDS encoding type II toxin-antitoxin system PemK/MazF family toxin: MDTSWWLALAAVVLLALVATLVDGWGRGSRPRSSRTRPPGRPAGRKSARPAPAEIWWARVPFEDGPGAKDRPCLVLAVRGQQVTVAKITSKYRDERYGVIPLPPGAVGDTRGRASFLETGELRHVPVWEFRRRVGVMDPVVWDQVRHLAT; this comes from the coding sequence ATGGACACGTCCTGGTGGCTCGCGCTCGCGGCGGTGGTACTGCTCGCCCTGGTCGCCACGCTGGTGGACGGATGGGGGCGCGGCAGCAGGCCCCGGAGCAGCAGGACGCGGCCGCCCGGGCGGCCCGCGGGACGGAAGTCGGCGCGTCCGGCGCCCGCCGAGATCTGGTGGGCGAGGGTGCCCTTCGAGGACGGGCCGGGAGCCAAGGACCGGCCGTGTCTGGTGCTGGCGGTGCGCGGGCAGCAGGTGACGGTCGCGAAGATCACCAGCAAGTACCGCGACGAGCGGTACGGAGTGATCCCGCTGCCGCCGGGAGCGGTCGGCGACACCCGTGGCAGGGCGAGCTTCCTGGAGACCGGCGAGCTGCGGCACGTACCGGTGTGGGAGTTCCGGCGGCGGGTGGGGGTGATGGACCCGGTCGTGTGGGACCAGGTCCGTCACCTCGCCACTTGA
- a CDS encoding MBL fold metallo-hydrolase — translation MKLTVVGCSGSFPSAESACSSYLVEADGFRLLLDMGNGALGELQRHCGLYDLDAIFLSHLHADHCIDMCAYFVARYYRHDGGRCDPIPVYGPEGTEQRLTTAYADTPTASSMSEVFDFHTVKPSTFEIGPFTVHTERVAHPVEAYGIRIEHGGKTLTYSGDTGISTALDELARDADLFLCEAAFTHGKENIPDLHLNGREAGQSAARAGARRLVLTHIPPWTDPQVNLADAREVYDGPVELAAPRRTYEI, via the coding sequence ATGAAGCTCACCGTCGTCGGCTGCTCGGGGTCGTTCCCGTCCGCGGAATCGGCCTGCTCGAGCTACCTCGTCGAGGCCGACGGCTTCCGGCTGCTTCTCGACATGGGCAACGGTGCCCTTGGTGAGCTGCAGCGCCACTGCGGTCTCTACGACCTCGACGCGATCTTCCTCAGTCATCTGCACGCCGACCACTGCATCGACATGTGCGCGTACTTCGTCGCGCGCTACTACCGGCACGACGGCGGCCGCTGCGACCCGATCCCGGTCTACGGACCCGAGGGCACCGAGCAGCGCCTGACCACCGCCTACGCCGACACCCCCACCGCCTCCTCCATGAGCGAGGTCTTCGACTTCCACACGGTCAAGCCGTCCACCTTCGAGATCGGCCCCTTCACGGTGCACACCGAACGCGTGGCCCATCCCGTGGAGGCTTACGGCATCCGCATCGAGCACGGTGGAAAGACGCTGACCTACTCGGGTGACACGGGCATCAGCACCGCCCTGGACGAACTCGCCCGCGACGCGGATCTGTTCCTGTGCGAGGCCGCCTTCACGCACGGCAAGGAGAACATCCCCGACCTGCACCTCAACGGCCGTGAGGCAGGTCAGTCGGCCGCCCGCGCGGGCGCCCGCCGTCTGGTCCTCACCCACATCCCGCCGTGGACCGACCCCCAGGTCAACCTGGCCGACGCGCGCGAGGTCTACGACGGTCCGGTGGAACTCGCGGCGCCGAGGCGGACGTACGAGATCTAG
- a CDS encoding PTS transporter subunit EIIC: MSTATSPTAAPTKKWGSGLFQGLQKVGRSLQLPIAVLPAAGLLLRFGQPDVFGKDGLGWDKVAAVFATAGGAIFDNLPMLFCIGVAIGFAKKSDGSTALAALVGFLVYSNVLKAFPVTEAKVQAGADIAATYNNPGVLGGIIMGLLSAVLWQRYHRTKLVDWLGFFNGRRLVPIIMAFVGTVMGVFFGLVWEPIGEVIADFGEWMTGLGAVGAGLFGLINRALIPVGMHQFVNTVSWFQLGDFKDAAGEIVHGDLNRFFAGDPTAGQFMSGFFPIMMFGLPAAAIAIAHCARPERRKAVMGMMVSLALTSFVTGVTEPIEFAFMFIAPVLYVIHAVLTALSMAITWALGVHAGFTFSAGFIDYALNWNLATKPWLIIPIGLVFAAIYYSVFRFAITKWNLPTPGREPEEELEDLTKA; this comes from the coding sequence ATGAGCACCGCCACCTCGCCAACGGCGGCCCCCACAAAGAAGTGGGGATCCGGTCTTTTCCAGGGCCTTCAGAAGGTCGGCCGCAGCCTTCAGCTGCCGATCGCCGTGCTCCCGGCCGCAGGTCTCCTGCTGCGCTTCGGCCAGCCCGACGTGTTCGGCAAGGACGGGCTCGGCTGGGACAAGGTCGCGGCCGTTTTCGCCACCGCCGGTGGCGCGATCTTCGACAACCTGCCGATGCTGTTCTGCATCGGTGTGGCGATCGGCTTCGCCAAGAAGTCGGACGGCTCGACGGCCCTCGCCGCGCTCGTCGGCTTCCTGGTCTACAGCAATGTGCTGAAGGCGTTCCCGGTCACCGAGGCGAAGGTCCAGGCCGGCGCTGACATAGCCGCGACCTACAACAACCCCGGTGTCCTCGGCGGCATCATCATGGGTCTGCTGTCCGCCGTGCTGTGGCAGCGCTACCACCGCACCAAGCTGGTCGACTGGCTCGGCTTCTTCAACGGCCGCCGTCTCGTCCCGATCATCATGGCCTTCGTCGGCACCGTGATGGGTGTGTTCTTCGGCCTGGTCTGGGAGCCGATCGGTGAGGTCATCGCGGACTTCGGCGAGTGGATGACCGGTCTCGGCGCCGTCGGCGCGGGTCTGTTCGGTCTGATCAACCGCGCGCTGATCCCGGTCGGCATGCACCAGTTCGTGAACACCGTCTCCTGGTTCCAGCTCGGCGACTTCAAGGACGCCGCCGGTGAGATCGTGCACGGCGACCTGAACCGCTTCTTCGCCGGTGACCCGACCGCCGGTCAGTTCATGTCGGGCTTCTTCCCGATCATGATGTTCGGCCTGCCGGCCGCCGCCATCGCCATCGCGCACTGCGCCCGCCCCGAGCGCCGCAAGGCCGTGATGGGCATGATGGTCTCGCTCGCCCTGACCTCCTTCGTCACCGGTGTCACCGAGCCCATCGAGTTCGCGTTCATGTTCATCGCCCCGGTGCTGTACGTGATCCACGCGGTCCTCACCGCCCTGTCGATGGCGATCACCTGGGCCCTCGGCGTCCACGCGGGCTTCACCTTCTCCGCGGGCTTCATCGACTACGCGCTCAACTGGAACCTGGCGACGAAGCCATGGCTCATCATCCCGATCGGCCTCGTCTTCGCCGCGATCTACTACTCCGTCTTCCGCTTCGCCATCACGAAGTGGAACCTCCCCACCCCGGGCCGCGAGCCCGAGGAGGAGCTGGAGGACCTCACCAAGGCGTGA
- a CDS encoding PTS transporter subunit EIIC encodes MSADSSAISPARARWNTAFQGLQKMGRSLQLPIAVLPAAGILNRLGQPDVFGDDGLGWTDVSKVMVGAGGALLDGALGLPLLFCVGVAIGMAKKSDGSTALAAVVGFLVYYNVLRQFPEDCPEGSKAVPNVGCQVQDGTVTVFEYQNPGVFGGIVVGLLAAFFWARYHRTKLVDWLGFFNGRRLVPIIMAFVSIAFAALCLWVWPPIGDALESFSDWMDGLDAWGAGVFGVANRALLVVGLHQFLNVPIWFQFGTFTKPDGTVVHGDINMFLAGDPDAGQFTSGFFPIMMFALPAAALAMTHCARPSRRKEVGGLMTSVALTSFVTGITEPIEYSFLFVAPMLYVVHALLTGVSMAVTWALGVHDGFSFSAGLIDYIINWNLATKPWAMIPIGLCFAAVYYAIFRFAITKFDLKTPGREPEDQVEDVTKV; translated from the coding sequence ATGAGTGCCGACAGCTCCGCCATCAGTCCTGCGCGCGCCCGTTGGAACACCGCGTTCCAGGGACTGCAGAAGATGGGGCGCAGTCTCCAGCTCCCGATCGCCGTCCTGCCCGCCGCCGGCATCCTCAACCGCCTCGGCCAGCCTGATGTGTTCGGCGACGACGGGCTCGGCTGGACCGATGTCTCCAAGGTGATGGTGGGCGCGGGCGGGGCGCTGCTGGACGGTGCGCTGGGGCTGCCGCTGCTGTTCTGCGTGGGTGTGGCCATCGGCATGGCGAAGAAGTCCGACGGCTCGACGGCGCTCGCTGCGGTCGTGGGGTTCCTCGTCTACTACAACGTGCTGCGCCAGTTCCCGGAGGACTGCCCCGAGGGCTCGAAGGCCGTGCCGAACGTCGGCTGCCAGGTGCAGGACGGCACGGTGACCGTGTTCGAGTACCAGAACCCGGGGGTGTTCGGCGGCATCGTGGTGGGTCTGCTGGCCGCGTTCTTCTGGGCCCGCTATCACCGTACGAAGCTGGTGGACTGGCTCGGCTTCTTCAACGGCCGGCGTCTGGTCCCGATCATCATGGCGTTCGTGTCGATCGCCTTCGCGGCGCTCTGCCTGTGGGTGTGGCCGCCGATCGGTGACGCGCTGGAGAGCTTCAGCGACTGGATGGACGGCCTGGACGCCTGGGGCGCAGGCGTGTTCGGCGTCGCGAACCGGGCGTTGCTGGTCGTGGGGCTGCACCAGTTCCTCAACGTGCCCATCTGGTTCCAGTTCGGCACCTTCACCAAGCCGGACGGCACGGTGGTGCACGGCGACATCAACATGTTCCTCGCGGGCGACCCGGACGCCGGTCAGTTCACCTCGGGCTTCTTCCCGATCATGATGTTCGCGCTGCCGGCGGCCGCCCTCGCCATGACGCACTGCGCGCGGCCGAGCCGCCGCAAGGAGGTCGGCGGGCTGATGACGTCGGTGGCCCTGACGTCCTTCGTCACCGGCATCACGGAACCGATCGAGTACTCGTTCCTGTTCGTCGCCCCGATGCTGTACGTGGTCCACGCGCTGCTGACGGGTGTGTCGATGGCGGTCACCTGGGCTCTGGGCGTCCACGACGGCTTCAGCTTCTCGGCCGGCCTGATCGACTACATCATCAACTGGAACCTGGCGACGAAACCGTGGGCGATGATCCCGATCGGCCTGTGTTTCGCAGCCGTCTACTACGCGATCTTCCGCTTCGCGATCACGAAGTTCGATCTCAAGACGCCCGGCCGGGAGCCGGAGGACCAGGTCGAGGACGTGACAAAGGTCTGA
- a CDS encoding glucose PTS transporter subunit EIIB, whose protein sequence is MASKAEKIVAGLGGIDNIEEIEGCITRLRTEVSDPSLVDDSALKAAGAHGVVKMGTAIQVVIGTDADPIAAEIEDMM, encoded by the coding sequence ATGGCCAGCAAGGCTGAGAAGATCGTCGCCGGGCTCGGTGGCATCGACAACATCGAGGAGATCGAGGGCTGCATCACCCGGCTGCGCACCGAGGTCAGCGACCCCTCGCTGGTCGACGATTCCGCTCTGAAGGCCGCCGGCGCCCACGGCGTCGTGAAGATGGGCACCGCCATCCAGGTCGTCATCGGCACCGACGCCGACCCGATCGCGGCGGAGATCGAAGACATGATGTGA
- the rph gene encoding ribonuclease PH, translating to MAATSSTTRIDGRTPEQLRPVTIERAWSKHAEGSVLVSFGDTKVLCTASFTEGVPRWRKGSGEGWVTAEYAMLPRATNTRGDRESVRGKIGGRTHEISRLIGRSLRAVIDYKALGENMIVLDCDVLQADGGTRTAAITGAYVALADAIAWAQGRKLIKPGRKPLTGTVSAVSVGIVGGVPLLDLRYEEDVKADTDMNVVCTGDGRFVEVQGTAEAEPFAREELNSLLDLAVSGCGELAELQRKALDTVLEK from the coding sequence ATGGCAGCTACCTCCTCAACGACCCGCATCGACGGGCGCACCCCCGAACAGCTCCGGCCGGTCACCATCGAGCGCGCCTGGTCCAAGCACGCGGAGGGCTCCGTCCTCGTCTCCTTCGGCGACACGAAGGTCCTGTGCACCGCCTCCTTCACCGAAGGCGTCCCGCGGTGGCGCAAGGGCAGCGGTGAGGGCTGGGTCACCGCGGAGTACGCCATGCTGCCCCGCGCCACCAACACCCGGGGCGACCGCGAGTCCGTCCGCGGCAAGATCGGCGGCCGTACGCACGAGATCAGCCGCCTCATCGGACGCTCCCTGCGCGCGGTCATCGACTACAAGGCGCTCGGCGAGAACATGATCGTCCTCGACTGCGACGTCCTCCAGGCCGACGGCGGCACCCGTACCGCCGCCATCACCGGCGCCTACGTCGCCCTCGCTGACGCCATCGCCTGGGCCCAGGGCAGGAAGCTGATCAAGCCCGGCCGCAAGCCGCTCACCGGCACGGTCAGCGCCGTGTCCGTCGGCATCGTCGGCGGCGTCCCGCTCCTCGACCTGCGCTACGAGGAGGACGTGAAGGCCGACACCGACATGAACGTCGTCTGCACCGGCGACGGCCGCTTCGTCGAGGTCCAGGGCACCGCCGAGGCCGAGCCCTTCGCCCGCGAGGAGCTCAACTCCCTGCTGGACCTTGCCGTTTCCGGCTGCGGGGAGCTGGCGGAACTCCAGCGCAAGGCGCTTGATACCGTCCTCGAAAAGTAA
- the rdgB gene encoding RdgB/HAM1 family non-canonical purine NTP pyrophosphatase, with product MTRLILATRNAGKITELRAILADAGLDHELVGADAYPEIPDVKETGVTFAENALLKAHALAQATGLPAVADDSGLCVDVLNGAPGIFSARWAGRHGDDTANLDLLLAQLSDIDEAHRGAHFACAAALALPDGTERVVEGQLRGVLRHVPAGTNGFGYDPVLQPEGETRTCAELTAEEKNAISHRGKAFRGLVPVVRELVG from the coding sequence ATGACCCGCCTCATCCTCGCCACCCGTAACGCCGGAAAGATCACCGAGCTCCGGGCGATCCTCGCCGACGCAGGTCTCGATCACGAGCTCGTCGGCGCGGACGCCTACCCGGAGATCCCCGACGTCAAGGAAACTGGCGTCACCTTCGCCGAGAACGCGCTGCTGAAGGCGCATGCCCTGGCGCAGGCGACCGGACTGCCCGCCGTCGCCGACGACTCCGGGCTCTGCGTCGACGTGCTCAACGGCGCCCCCGGCATCTTCTCGGCCCGCTGGGCCGGCCGGCACGGCGACGACACGGCCAACCTGGACCTGTTGCTGGCCCAGCTCTCCGACATCGACGAGGCCCACCGCGGCGCCCACTTCGCCTGCGCCGCGGCCCTCGCCCTGCCCGACGGCACGGAGCGGGTGGTCGAGGGACAGCTCCGGGGCGTCCTGCGACATGTCCCCGCCGGCACGAACGGCTTCGGCTACGACCCGGTTCTGCAGCCGGAGGGCGAGACGCGGACCTGCGCGGAACTGACGGCGGAGGAGAAGAACGCGATCAGCCACCGCGGCAAGGCGTTCCGGGGCCTGGTGCCGGTGGTGCGGGAGCTGGTGGGCTGA
- the bcp gene encoding thioredoxin-dependent thiol peroxidase has translation MSERLQPGDVAPAFTLPDADGNDVSLSDHKGRKVIVYFYPAALTPGCTKQACDFTDNLELLAGAGYDVIGVSPDKPEKLAKFREKESLKVTLVGDPDKKVLESYGAFGEKKLYGKTVVGVIRSTVVVDEDGKVERALYNVKATGHVAKIIKDLGI, from the coding sequence ATGAGCGAGCGACTCCAGCCGGGGGACGTGGCCCCCGCCTTCACCCTGCCCGACGCCGACGGCAACGACGTGTCCCTGTCGGACCACAAGGGCCGCAAGGTCATCGTCTACTTCTACCCGGCCGCCCTGACGCCCGGCTGCACCAAGCAGGCCTGTGACTTCACGGACAACCTGGAGCTGCTGGCCGGCGCCGGCTACGACGTCATCGGCGTCTCCCCCGACAAGCCGGAGAAGCTCGCGAAGTTCCGCGAGAAGGAGTCCCTGAAGGTCACGCTGGTCGGCGACCCGGACAAGAAGGTCCTGGAGTCCTACGGCGCCTTCGGCGAGAAGAAGCTCTACGGCAAGACGGTCGTCGGCGTCATCCGCTCGACGGTGGTCGTGGACGAGGACGGCAAGGTCGAGCGGGCCCTGTACAACGTCAAGGCGACCGGCCACGTGGCGAAGATCATCAAGGACCTGGGCATCTGA
- a CDS encoding DUF3618 domain-containing protein: MADTSDTRTPAQIEADIKARRAALAETLDEIGVRVHPKTIVGDAKAKVVSNIDHTLGRAYVEVNRAVSGVTAKFTDEAGAPRLERIVPVALVAVGLVGLLALGTRRRKG; encoded by the coding sequence GTGGCGGACACGTCGGACACCAGAACACCGGCGCAGATCGAGGCGGACATCAAAGCCCGCCGAGCAGCGCTGGCCGAGACGCTCGACGAGATCGGGGTGCGCGTCCACCCGAAGACGATCGTCGGCGACGCCAAGGCCAAGGTCGTCTCGAACATCGACCACACCCTGGGGCGGGCCTATGTCGAGGTCAACCGGGCCGTGAGCGGGGTGACGGCCAAGTTCACCGACGAGGCGGGCGCGCCCAGGCTGGAGCGCATCGTGCCCGTCGCGCTCGTCGCCGTCGGCCTTGTCGGGCTGCTCGCCCTGGGCACGCGGCGCCGCAAGGGCTGA
- a CDS encoding GroES family chaperonin: protein MSAKSNEHSTHHDKLPIRMLHDRVLVRQDTGEGERRSGGGILIPATAAVGRRLAWAEVVAVGQNVRTVETGDRVLYDPEDRAEVEVRGVAYVLMRERDLHAVAADRFEGAEDSTGLYL, encoded by the coding sequence GTGAGCGCCAAAAGCAACGAGCACAGCACCCACCACGACAAGCTGCCCATCCGGATGCTGCACGACCGTGTACTCGTGCGGCAGGACACCGGCGAGGGCGAGCGGCGTTCCGGTGGCGGCATCCTGATCCCCGCCACCGCGGCCGTGGGCCGTCGGCTGGCCTGGGCCGAGGTCGTCGCGGTGGGGCAGAACGTACGCACCGTGGAGACCGGTGACCGGGTGCTGTACGACCCGGAGGACCGCGCCGAGGTCGAGGTGCGCGGGGTCGCGTACGTGCTCATGCGCGAGCGTGATCTGCATGCCGTGGCCGCCGACCGGTTCGAGGGGGCGGAGGACTCCACGGGGCTCTACCTGTAG
- the sugE gene encoding quaternary ammonium compound efflux SMR transporter SugE — translation MAWVLLVVAGLLEVGWSIGMKYTDGFTRLVPSLFTGAGIVASMLLLSYAARSLPIGTAYGVWVGIGAAGAAVVGMVVLGEPATAARIFFVCLLLVSVVGLKATSGH, via the coding sequence ATGGCCTGGGTTCTGCTCGTCGTCGCCGGTCTGCTAGAGGTCGGCTGGTCGATCGGCATGAAGTACACCGACGGATTCACCCGGCTCGTCCCCAGCCTGTTCACCGGGGCCGGCATCGTCGCCAGCATGCTGCTGCTGTCCTACGCCGCGAGGTCCCTGCCCATCGGCACCGCCTACGGCGTGTGGGTGGGCATCGGTGCGGCCGGTGCCGCGGTGGTCGGCATGGTCGTGCTGGGGGAGCCGGCCACCGCCGCGCGGATCTTCTTCGTCTGTCTGCTGCTGGTCTCGGTGGTGGGGCTCAAGGCGACCAGCGGTCACTGA